The following are encoded together in the Phenylobacterium sp. NIBR 498073 genome:
- a CDS encoding polysaccharide deacetylase family protein: protein MSRIRRIARKAGYRLKAAGRRMLGLPAGPAILMYHRVNEPGYDPWELAVTPAHFDEQLAWLKRRRTVLPLVEFAERHARGDLPRDAVAITFDDGYACNGLNAAPLLAAHGLPATVFLATSAISADHEYWWDDLERIVVGAPVTSMDIEIEGQSHAFDLGPAGDLHAPNPQRQAAYKALWQAMRLLDPVERRALLADLARRHGMPQTGRSSHRSMTRQEIQTLAAEGVISFGAHSVNHPALSELSREDQRAEIETSREVCAELLGEAPSTFAYPFGDYSDVTVDVVREAGFAVAVTTDADVVRKGANHLRLPRLQVGDWPASRLSAALNA from the coding sequence ATGTCCAGGATCAGACGCATCGCCCGCAAGGCCGGGTATCGCCTCAAGGCCGCCGGCCGCCGCATGCTCGGCCTGCCCGCCGGCCCGGCGATCCTGATGTACCACCGCGTCAACGAGCCGGGGTACGATCCCTGGGAACTGGCGGTCACCCCAGCCCATTTCGACGAGCAGCTCGCCTGGCTCAAGCGCCGGCGCACGGTGCTGCCGCTGGTCGAGTTCGCCGAGCGCCATGCCCGCGGCGACCTGCCGCGCGACGCGGTCGCCATCACCTTCGACGACGGCTACGCCTGCAACGGCCTCAACGCCGCGCCGCTGCTGGCCGCCCATGGCCTGCCGGCCACCGTCTTCCTGGCCACCAGCGCGATCTCGGCCGACCATGAGTACTGGTGGGACGACCTGGAACGCATCGTCGTCGGCGCGCCGGTCACCTCCATGGACATCGAGATCGAGGGGCAAAGCCACGCCTTCGATCTCGGCCCGGCCGGCGATCTGCACGCCCCTAATCCGCAACGCCAGGCCGCCTACAAGGCGCTGTGGCAGGCGATGCGTCTGCTCGACCCGGTCGAGCGCCGCGCGCTGCTGGCCGACCTCGCGCGCCGCCACGGCATGCCGCAGACCGGACGCTCCAGCCATCGCAGCATGACCCGCCAGGAAATCCAGACCCTGGCCGCCGAGGGCGTGATCAGCTTCGGCGCCCACTCGGTCAACCACCCGGCGCTCAGCGAACTGAGCCGCGAGGACCAGCGGGCGGAAATCGAAACCAGCCGCGAGGTCTGCGCCGAGCTGTTGGGCGAGGCGCCCTCCACCTTCGCCTATCCGTTCGGCGACTACAGCGACGTGACCGTAGACGTGGTGCGCGAGGCCGGGTTCGCGGTCGCCGTCACCACCGACGCCGATGTGGTGCGCAAGGGCGCCAACCACTTGCGGCTGCCCAGGCTGCAGGTCGGCGACTGGCCGGCCAGTCGGCTGAGCGCGGCGCTCAACGCCTAG
- a CDS encoding ABC transporter permease: MADSAALPDHEASPPHLLRETVVRPTSGWRALNLGELLLYRDLLMFLVWRDLKVRYQQTILGGAWAIIQPLATMLVFTVVFGKLAKLPSDGIPYPLFSFTALVIWTYFSQAVSGAVNSLIGNTQLIEKVYFPRMILPIAAVVRGLADLAVAFAFLLALLAFYGVWPTWKVVFVIPFTLLAIVATVGVGAGLAAVNVRFRDVRQMMPLLVQLWMFATPVAYPASMAPEAWRPLLGLNPMTGVVEGYRWAMLNTGPFPFDLVAMSTASALVMLIVGLFVFRRIESSFADII; this comes from the coding sequence ATGGCCGACAGCGCCGCACTCCCGGACCACGAGGCTTCGCCCCCGCACCTCCTGCGGGAAACCGTGGTGCGCCCCACCAGCGGCTGGCGGGCGCTCAATCTCGGCGAGCTGCTGCTCTATCGCGACCTGTTGATGTTCCTCGTCTGGCGCGACCTCAAGGTCCGCTACCAGCAGACCATCCTCGGCGGCGCCTGGGCGATCATCCAGCCGCTGGCGACGATGCTGGTTTTCACCGTCGTGTTCGGAAAGCTGGCCAAGCTGCCGTCCGACGGCATCCCCTACCCGCTGTTCAGCTTCACCGCCCTGGTGATCTGGACCTATTTCAGCCAGGCGGTGAGCGGGGCGGTGAACAGCCTGATCGGCAACACTCAGCTCATCGAGAAGGTCTACTTCCCGCGCATGATCCTGCCGATCGCCGCGGTGGTGCGCGGCCTGGCCGACCTGGCCGTCGCCTTCGCGTTCCTGCTCGCCCTGCTGGCCTTCTACGGGGTCTGGCCGACCTGGAAGGTGGTGTTCGTCATTCCCTTCACCCTGCTGGCCATCGTCGCCACCGTCGGCGTCGGCGCGGGGCTGGCGGCGGTCAACGTTCGGTTCCGTGACGTGCGGCAGATGATGCCGCTGCTGGTGCAGCTCTGGATGTTCGCCACCCCCGTCGCCTATCCGGCCAGCATGGCGCCCGAGGCCTGGCGCCCGCTGCTCGGCCTCAACCCGATGACCGGCGTCGTCGAAGGCTATCGCTGGGCGATGCTGAACACCGGACCCTTCCCGTTCGATCTGGTCGCCATGTCCACCGCCAGCGCGTTGGTCATGCTGATCGTCGGCCTCTTCGTCTTCCGAAGGATCGAGAGCAGCTTCGCGGACATCATATGA
- a CDS encoding glycosyltransferase family A protein: MTSPPPSDLIGPGVATPGVSHRPLSAEPDPAAAMTVFWEAGLPVAQALTGSDGVTRRTVPAKRRIRLSLSPQPPSVSVVICTRDRPEELRRCLASLPAQTLRPLEVIVVDNASNGEATRAAALDAGVVYVREDRPGLDYARNTGAATARGEIVAYTDDDVLLHPNWLQNLVAAFDAPEIGAVTGLVLPAELATPAQLHFETYWSFARGYEPRDYTPEAFKAERRAFPAWEIGAGASMAFRRQVFATAGLFDERLDVGRAGCSGDSEFWHRLLANGYVCRYEPSSVAFHYHRASDDGLARQLFSYMRGHSAALLVQFERTGRLGDLRRAFLSLPVRYGRRALRRSQPRDRFLDLEIRGYLSGLGFYLSGSRRV, encoded by the coding sequence GTGACCAGCCCGCCCCCCAGCGACCTGATCGGCCCCGGCGTGGCGACGCCCGGCGTCAGTCATCGCCCGCTGTCGGCCGAACCGGACCCGGCGGCCGCCATGACCGTCTTCTGGGAAGCTGGCCTGCCCGTCGCCCAGGCGCTGACCGGCAGCGATGGCGTCACGCGCCGCACCGTCCCGGCTAAGCGCCGGATCCGGCTGAGCCTCTCGCCGCAGCCGCCGTCGGTGAGCGTCGTGATCTGCACGCGCGACCGCCCCGAGGAACTGCGCCGCTGCCTGGCCTCGCTGCCGGCCCAGACCCTGCGCCCGCTGGAAGTGATCGTGGTCGACAACGCATCGAACGGCGAGGCCACCCGCGCAGCCGCCCTGGACGCCGGCGTGGTCTATGTGCGCGAGGACCGACCCGGCCTCGACTATGCCCGCAACACCGGCGCGGCGACCGCGCGCGGCGAGATCGTCGCCTATACCGACGACGACGTGCTGCTGCACCCGAACTGGCTGCAGAACCTGGTCGCGGCCTTCGACGCGCCGGAGATCGGGGCGGTGACCGGACTGGTGCTGCCGGCCGAACTGGCCACCCCCGCCCAGCTGCACTTCGAGACCTATTGGAGCTTCGCGCGCGGCTACGAGCCCCGGGACTACACCCCCGAAGCCTTCAAGGCCGAGCGGCGGGCCTTTCCGGCCTGGGAGATCGGCGCCGGGGCCAGCATGGCGTTCCGTCGCCAGGTCTTCGCCACGGCCGGCCTGTTCGACGAGCGACTGGACGTGGGCCGCGCCGGCTGCTCGGGAGACTCCGAGTTCTGGCACCGGCTGCTCGCCAACGGCTATGTCTGCCGCTACGAGCCGTCCTCAGTCGCCTTCCACTATCATCGAGCGTCCGACGACGGCCTGGCCCGCCAGCTGTTCAGCTACATGCGGGGGCATTCGGCGGCGCTGCTCGTGCAGTTCGAACGGACCGGCCGCCTCGGCGACCTGCGCCGCGCCTTCCTGAGCCTGCCGGTGCGCTACGGCCGCCGGGCGCTGCGCCGCTCCCAACCGCGCGACCGGTTCCTGGACCTGGAGATCCGCGGCTACCTCTCGGGCCTCGGCTTCTACCTTAGCGGTTCGCGCCGGGTCTAA
- a CDS encoding glycosyltransferase family A protein, whose protein sequence is MAPPRVSVIIIVYNGETYLAEAIDSVLAQTWPDYELLVVDDGSDDGSRELTQSYVDAHPDRVRLLRHPGGVNRGMSATRNLGLTHAKGELVAFLDADDIWAPGKLAEQVAILDREPEAGMVYGRALIWHAWMPDAAEDDFVYDLGVEPDRLYRPPHLFHLQLKNVYQTPTSSGSLLRKSLVDGVGGFEAAFKGMFEDQVFYAKALLAAPTYVADAVWFKYRQHPQSATAESAAAGADDRARLRYLGWLSRYLAAQRADPQARQAVRSTIADLRLRMAKNMVRRLIGKAPR, encoded by the coding sequence ATGGCCCCGCCTAGGGTCAGCGTCATCATCATCGTCTACAACGGCGAGACCTACCTGGCTGAAGCGATCGACAGCGTGCTGGCCCAGACCTGGCCGGATTACGAACTGCTGGTCGTCGACGACGGCTCAGATGACGGCAGCCGCGAACTGACGCAGAGCTATGTGGACGCCCATCCGGACCGCGTGCGGCTGCTGCGTCACCCAGGCGGCGTCAATCGCGGGATGAGCGCGACGCGCAATCTCGGTCTGACCCACGCCAAGGGCGAGCTGGTCGCCTTTCTCGACGCCGACGACATCTGGGCGCCCGGCAAGCTGGCCGAACAGGTCGCGATCCTGGACCGCGAGCCCGAGGCCGGCATGGTCTATGGACGGGCGCTGATCTGGCACGCCTGGATGCCGGACGCCGCCGAAGACGACTTCGTCTACGACCTGGGCGTCGAACCGGACCGGCTCTATCGGCCGCCGCATCTGTTCCATCTGCAGCTGAAGAACGTCTACCAGACGCCCACCTCCAGCGGCTCGCTGCTGCGCAAGTCGCTGGTCGACGGGGTCGGCGGCTTCGAGGCCGCGTTCAAGGGCATGTTCGAGGACCAGGTGTTCTACGCCAAGGCCCTGCTGGCCGCGCCGACCTATGTCGCCGACGCGGTGTGGTTCAAGTATCGGCAGCATCCGCAGAGCGCGACGGCCGAATCCGCCGCGGCGGGCGCCGACGACCGGGCGCGGCTGCGCTATCTCGGCTGGCTGTCGCGTTACCTTGCGGCGCAGCGGGCCGACCCGCAGGCGCGGCAGGCCGTGCGGAGCACGATCGCCGACCTGCGGCTGAGGATGGCCAAGAACATGGTGCGGCGTCTGATCGGCAAGGCGCCCCGCTGA
- a CDS encoding glycosyltransferase family A protein yields the protein MAARVAVIIPTYNHAHYLAAAIDSALAQTVPPAEVIVVDDGSRDDPAAVTARYPTVKLIRQENQGLSAARNTGMRAADSEYLVFLDADDQLLPDALAKQLELFAQHPDCGMVYGSYCYVDAVTREITPAPLFPPGEDPFATFLRCNCIGMHATVMYRADRLEAVGAFDASLRACEDYDAYLRMSRNYAIAARPEMMAEYWQHDQNMSRDTAMMLRSVLGVVRRYRAAADERPEWRTAVREGEARWIRFYSDTWLMNLLENRKAAGLAPLMRQAVGITQISPRALPASAARMAIANTRRRVQSARSALRRRLAQRAGGPNGPA from the coding sequence ATGGCAGCCAGAGTAGCGGTGATCATACCGACCTATAATCACGCACATTACCTGGCTGCGGCGATCGACAGCGCCTTGGCCCAGACCGTGCCGCCGGCCGAGGTGATCGTCGTCGACGACGGCTCGCGCGACGATCCGGCGGCGGTGACGGCGCGCTATCCGACGGTCAAGCTGATCCGGCAGGAGAACCAGGGCCTGTCGGCGGCGCGCAACACAGGCATGCGGGCGGCCGACAGCGAGTACCTGGTGTTTCTCGACGCCGACGACCAACTGCTGCCCGACGCCCTGGCCAAGCAGCTCGAGCTGTTCGCCCAGCATCCCGACTGCGGGATGGTCTACGGCTCCTATTGCTATGTCGATGCGGTGACCCGCGAGATCACCCCTGCGCCGCTCTTCCCGCCGGGCGAGGATCCGTTTGCGACCTTCCTGCGCTGCAACTGCATCGGCATGCACGCGACGGTCATGTATCGCGCCGACCGGTTGGAGGCGGTGGGGGCGTTCGACGCCTCGCTGCGCGCCTGCGAGGACTACGACGCCTATCTGCGCATGTCGCGCAACTATGCGATCGCCGCGCGGCCGGAGATGATGGCCGAGTACTGGCAGCACGATCAGAACATGTCGCGCGACACCGCGATGATGCTGCGCTCGGTGCTCGGGGTCGTGCGCCGTTATCGCGCCGCAGCCGACGAGCGGCCGGAATGGCGCACGGCTGTCCGCGAGGGCGAGGCCCGCTGGATCCGGTTCTACTCCGACACCTGGCTGATGAACCTGCTGGAGAACCGCAAGGCGGCCGGGCTGGCCCCGCTGATGCGGCAGGCCGTCGGGATCACCCAGATTTCGCCGCGCGCCCTGCCGGCCAGCGCCGCGCGCATGGCCATCGCCAACACGCGCCGCCGCGTGCAGTCGGCGCGATCGGCGCTGCGCCGCCGCCTGGCGCAGCGGGCGGGAGGTCCGAATGGCCCCGCCTAG
- a CDS encoding ABC transporter ATP-binding protein, with the protein MKNERPWAIRVDELTKRYRLGGAGSTNLRYTISEGVRRVPQLLRGERRPRPEDFWALNGVSFDIARGEIVGVIGKNGAGKSTLLKILSRITEPTTGEVRFRGHVGSLLEVGTGFHPELSGRDNVFLNGAILGMSRQQIARRFDEIVAFAEVADFIDTPVKRYSSGMYTRLAFAVAAHLETDILLIDEVLAVGDIGFQQKCLARMDELAHGGRTVLFVSHNITAIQSLCPRSILLQGGKVAADGRTHDVLSSYLRAGAEGPSGLRHWTPETAPTGGSAKLHAIQALSLDEVHPHLIDVHTPFQIAFDYEWMGAPKQPLRFDIRVLNQSGVVVFDVASPQSTWAQTPGRHRISCLIPGDMLNADEYRLNLILRQGDEEVLDLPDVMLFELLDSDVDRYGWYGEWEGVLRPRFEWRAEPMPAVAV; encoded by the coding sequence ATGAAGAACGAACGGCCATGGGCGATCAGGGTCGACGAGCTCACCAAGCGCTATCGCCTGGGCGGGGCCGGCTCGACCAACCTGCGCTATACGATTTCCGAGGGCGTCCGGCGCGTGCCCCAGCTGCTGCGCGGCGAGCGGCGTCCCCGGCCTGAGGATTTCTGGGCGCTCAACGGCGTGTCCTTCGACATCGCCCGCGGCGAGATCGTCGGGGTCATCGGCAAGAACGGGGCCGGCAAGAGCACGCTCCTGAAGATCCTGTCGCGGATCACCGAACCGACGACCGGCGAGGTCCGCTTCCGCGGTCACGTGGGTTCGCTGCTCGAGGTCGGCACCGGCTTCCACCCCGAGCTCTCGGGCCGCGACAACGTGTTCCTCAACGGCGCCATCCTGGGCATGTCGCGCCAGCAGATCGCCCGCCGGTTCGACGAGATCGTCGCCTTCGCCGAGGTCGCCGACTTCATCGACACCCCGGTCAAGCGCTACTCCAGCGGCATGTACACGCGCCTGGCCTTCGCGGTCGCCGCGCACCTGGAGACCGACATCCTGCTGATCGACGAGGTTCTCGCCGTCGGCGACATCGGCTTCCAGCAGAAGTGCCTGGCCCGCATGGACGAGCTGGCGCACGGCGGCCGCACGGTGCTGTTCGTCAGCCACAACATCACCGCCATCCAGTCGCTCTGCCCGCGCTCGATCCTGCTCCAGGGCGGCAAGGTCGCGGCCGACGGACGGACCCACGACGTCCTCTCCTCCTATCTGCGCGCCGGCGCCGAAGGCCCGTCCGGCCTGCGCCATTGGACGCCCGAGACCGCGCCCACCGGCGGCTCGGCCAAGCTGCATGCGATCCAGGCCCTGTCGCTCGACGAGGTCCATCCGCACCTCATCGACGTCCACACGCCGTTCCAGATCGCCTTCGACTACGAATGGATGGGCGCCCCCAAGCAGCCGCTGCGCTTCGACATCCGCGTACTGAACCAGAGCGGCGTGGTGGTGTTCGACGTCGCCAGCCCGCAATCGACCTGGGCCCAGACGCCCGGCCGCCATCGGATCAGCTGCCTGATCCCCGGGGACATGCTGAACGCCGACGAGTATCGCCTCAATCTGATCCTGCGGCAGGGCGACGAAGAGGTGCTAGACCTTCCCGACGTGATGCTGTTCGAGCTGCTCGACAGCGACGTCGACCGCTACGGCTGGTACGGGGAATGGGAGGGCGTGCTGCGGCCGCGGTTCGAATGGCGCGCCGAGCCGATGCCCGCCGTCGCCGTCTGA
- a CDS encoding NAD-dependent epimerase/dehydratase family protein, whose translation MTRIAILGANGFVGNRAVEMLHLSGRQVLPIVRRASAAALPRRFDLDVRVADAGDRAALAAALRGCDVVVSAVAGDPQAIVGAVEPVYRAAQDAGVSRLIYLSSASVHGQAPAAGADEDSALNDRQPMAYNNAKVRAERLLAELARDGGVETVVLRPGIVFGPRSQWVGGWADELLAGEAYVVAGARGACNSIYVDNLVHAIGLAATSDRAAGRTYLLGDREQPSWRDLYGPIAAALGVDLDALPDMPASAAPAPAAPSPLERLRRSPLVKGLAGGLPRPVRVGIGAGLKSYRARAAPPAPVRAGPEVSLERTLLQTGSVWISWTRAEVELGYVPVVSFGEGLRRSIAWLESAGYPVVS comes from the coding sequence ATGACGCGGATCGCGATCCTCGGCGCCAACGGCTTCGTCGGCAACCGCGCCGTCGAAATGCTGCATCTGTCGGGGCGGCAGGTGCTCCCGATCGTCCGCCGGGCCAGCGCCGCGGCGCTTCCGCGCCGGTTCGACCTGGACGTCCGGGTGGCCGATGCGGGTGACCGCGCCGCCCTGGCCGCCGCTTTGCGCGGCTGCGACGTCGTCGTCTCGGCGGTGGCCGGCGACCCGCAGGCTATCGTCGGCGCCGTCGAGCCGGTCTATCGGGCCGCGCAGGACGCCGGGGTCTCGCGGCTGATCTATCTGAGCAGCGCCTCGGTCCATGGCCAGGCGCCCGCCGCCGGCGCCGACGAGGACAGCGCTCTCAACGACCGCCAGCCGATGGCCTACAACAACGCCAAGGTCCGGGCTGAACGCCTGCTGGCTGAGCTCGCGCGTGACGGCGGAGTCGAAACGGTGGTGCTACGTCCGGGCATCGTGTTCGGGCCGCGATCGCAATGGGTGGGAGGCTGGGCCGACGAACTGCTGGCCGGCGAGGCCTATGTGGTCGCCGGCGCGCGCGGGGCCTGCAACTCCATCTATGTCGACAATCTCGTCCACGCGATCGGCTTGGCGGCGACATCGGATCGGGCGGCAGGGCGCACCTACCTGCTGGGGGATCGCGAGCAGCCCAGCTGGCGCGACCTCTACGGGCCGATCGCTGCGGCCCTGGGCGTGGACCTGGACGCGCTGCCGGACATGCCGGCGTCCGCCGCCCCCGCCCCGGCGGCGCCCTCGCCGCTGGAGCGGCTGCGTCGCTCGCCGCTGGTCAAGGGTCTGGCCGGCGGCCTGCCGCGGCCGGTCCGCGTCGGGATCGGGGCTGGGCTCAAGTCGTACCGCGCGCGCGCCGCCCCGCCCGCGCCGGTGCGCGCAGGCCCCGAGGTCTCGCTGGAACGGACCTTGCTACAGACCGGCTCGGTCTGGATTTCCTGGACTCGCGCCGAGGTGGAACTTGGTTACGTTCCCGTCGTATCGTTCGGGGAAGGGCTTCGTCGTTCCATCGCGTGGCTCGAGTCCGCAGGTTATCCAGTTGTGTCGTAA
- a CDS encoding glycosyltransferase — protein MAEVSVITPFLNAEAYIEQAIASVQAQTFGDWELLLVDDGSSDASPQMAAAAAAADGRIRVLAPDPARRGAAAARNRGMDAARGRFVAFLDADDLFEPTKLAFELAALERAPQAAWMYGPTLWWWEGENPRTWTESMRRFAGRTHPGPSLFNSVLLGQQGDVPCTCAVLIRRSAIEEVGGFEERFALYEDQSLWAKLLLRHPVYVADQFQSRYRQHPESTSNKASEGGDYDRFRPHAARIAFLTWAAEHAREHGLMTAQTERAFRLAFAPYDLPDWPLGAGDRLALAARRASDAAVRARRAVRRSVRGVVGR, from the coding sequence ATGGCTGAAGTCTCGGTGATCACGCCGTTCCTCAACGCTGAGGCCTATATCGAGCAGGCGATCGCCTCGGTGCAGGCCCAGACCTTCGGCGACTGGGAGCTGCTGCTGGTGGACGACGGCTCCAGCGACGCCAGCCCGCAGATGGCGGCTGCGGCGGCCGCCGCCGACGGGCGAATCCGGGTCCTGGCGCCCGATCCGGCGCGGCGCGGCGCGGCCGCGGCGCGCAACCGCGGCATGGACGCCGCGCGCGGACGCTTCGTCGCCTTCCTGGACGCCGACGACCTGTTCGAGCCGACCAAACTGGCCTTCGAGCTCGCCGCGCTGGAGCGCGCGCCGCAGGCGGCGTGGATGTACGGGCCGACCCTGTGGTGGTGGGAGGGCGAAAACCCCCGCACCTGGACCGAAAGCATGCGCCGTTTCGCCGGCCGGACGCATCCGGGGCCGTCGCTGTTCAACTCGGTGCTCCTGGGCCAGCAGGGCGACGTGCCGTGCACCTGCGCGGTGCTGATCCGCCGCTCGGCGATCGAGGAAGTCGGCGGCTTCGAGGAGCGGTTCGCGCTGTACGAGGACCAGAGCCTCTGGGCCAAGCTGCTGCTGCGCCATCCGGTCTATGTCGCCGACCAATTCCAGTCCCGCTATCGCCAGCATCCGGAGTCGACCTCGAACAAGGCCAGCGAGGGCGGCGACTATGATCGTTTTCGGCCGCACGCGGCGCGGATCGCGTTCCTGACCTGGGCGGCCGAGCACGCCCGCGAGCATGGGCTGATGACGGCGCAGACCGAGCGGGCCTTTCGGCTGGCTTTCGCTCCCTACGATCTGCCGGATTGGCCGCTCGGAGCTGGCGATCGCCTGGCCCTGGCGGCGCGGCGGGCGTCCGACGCGGCGGTGCGGGCGCGCCGCGCGGTAAGGCGATCCGTGCGCGGCGTGGTCGGCCGTTAG
- a CDS encoding methyltransferase domain-containing protein, whose amino-acid sequence MSKIDRRIGAGLFLRFLTTEPVSRRFGYDRGTPIDRYYIENFLARQAGEIRGRALEIGDAAYCRRFGGEQVTRQEVLHVKAGNPEATIVGDLAEPGVLPDGGLDCIVLTQTLHLIYDMKAAVEGMRRGLKPGGVALVTVPGISPVAEDQWGTTWYWSLTTLSAKRLFGEVFGPENVEVETFGNAFAATAFLQGLAHEQVSKRKLDEVDDGYPVTITIKARRAA is encoded by the coding sequence ATGTCGAAAATCGACCGCCGTATCGGCGCAGGGCTGTTCCTGAGGTTCCTGACCACCGAGCCGGTCAGCCGGCGGTTCGGCTACGACCGCGGCACGCCGATCGACCGGTACTACATCGAGAATTTCCTGGCCCGCCAGGCCGGCGAGATCCGCGGGCGGGCGCTGGAGATCGGGGACGCGGCCTACTGCCGTCGCTTCGGCGGCGAGCAGGTGACGCGCCAGGAAGTGCTGCACGTCAAGGCGGGCAATCCGGAAGCGACCATCGTCGGCGACCTGGCTGAGCCAGGGGTGCTGCCGGACGGCGGGCTGGACTGCATCGTGCTGACCCAGACCCTGCACCTGATCTACGACATGAAGGCTGCGGTCGAGGGCATGCGGCGCGGGCTGAAGCCGGGCGGGGTGGCGCTGGTGACGGTGCCGGGGATCAGCCCGGTGGCCGAGGACCAGTGGGGCACGACCTGGTACTGGTCGCTGACGACGCTGTCGGCCAAGCGGCTGTTCGGGGAAGTCTTCGGGCCGGAGAACGTCGAGGTCGAGACCTTCGGCAACGCCTTCGCCGCCACGGCCTTCCTGCAAGGGCTCGCCCATGAACAGGTCAGCAAGCGCAAACTCGACGAGGTCGACGACGGCTATCCGGTGACCATCACGATCAAGGCCCGACGCGCGGCCTAG
- a CDS encoding isocitrate lyase: MSYQDHIIEMSQLIKSKSGTWDGINAESVARMRLQNRFKTGLEIAKYNAAIMRKDMAAYDLDAGKYTQSLGCWHGFIGQQKLISIKKHFGTTDRRYLYLSGWMVAALRSEFGPLPDQSMHEKTSVPALIEELYTFLRQADARELGGMFRDLDAARAAGDKAKEQSIIDAVDNYQTHVVPVIADIDAGFGNAEATYLLAKKMIEAGACALQIENQVSDEKQCGHQDGKVTVPHEDFLAKVRACRYAFLELGVDDGVIVTRTDSLGAGLTKQIAVSHTPGDLGDQYNSFLDCEEIAPADLKNGDVIINREGKLLRPKRLPSNLFQFREGTGEDRCVLDSITSLQNGADLLWIETEKPHVEQIAGMMDRVRAVIPNAKLVYNNSPSFNWTLNFRQQVYDAWKAAGKDVSSYDRAGLMSVDYDATELAAEADERIRTFQADGAKRAGIFHHLITLPTYHTAALSTDNLAKEYFGSQGMLGYVKGVQRQEIRQGIACVKHQNMSGSDIGDDHKEYFAGEAALKAGGVHNTMNQFA; the protein is encoded by the coding sequence CGCCGAGTCGGTGGCCCGCATGCGTCTGCAGAACCGCTTCAAGACCGGCCTGGAGATCGCCAAGTACAACGCCGCGATCATGCGCAAGGACATGGCCGCCTACGACCTGGACGCCGGCAAGTACACCCAGTCACTGGGCTGCTGGCACGGCTTCATCGGGCAGCAGAAGCTGATCTCGATCAAGAAGCACTTCGGCACCACCGACCGCCGCTACCTCTACCTGTCGGGCTGGATGGTCGCCGCCCTGCGTTCGGAGTTCGGCCCGCTGCCGGACCAGTCGATGCACGAGAAGACCTCGGTCCCGGCCCTGATCGAAGAACTCTACACCTTCCTGCGCCAGGCCGACGCCCGTGAGCTGGGCGGCATGTTCCGCGACCTCGACGCCGCGCGCGCCGCCGGCGACAAGGCCAAGGAACAGTCGATCATCGACGCGGTCGACAACTACCAGACCCACGTCGTGCCGGTCATCGCCGACATCGACGCCGGTTTCGGCAACGCCGAAGCGACCTACCTGCTGGCCAAGAAGATGATCGAAGCCGGCGCCTGCGCCCTGCAGATCGAAAACCAGGTCTCGGACGAAAAGCAGTGCGGCCACCAGGACGGTAAGGTCACCGTTCCGCACGAAGACTTCCTCGCCAAGGTCCGCGCCTGCCGCTACGCCTTCCTCGAGCTGGGCGTCGACGACGGCGTCATCGTGACCCGCACCGACTCGCTGGGCGCCGGCCTGACCAAGCAGATCGCCGTCAGCCACACCCCGGGCGACCTGGGCGACCAGTACAACAGCTTCCTGGACTGCGAAGAGATCGCCCCCGCCGACCTGAAGAACGGCGACGTGATCATCAACCGCGAAGGCAAGCTGCTGCGTCCGAAGCGTCTGCCGTCGAACCTGTTCCAGTTCCGCGAAGGCACCGGCGAAGACCGCTGCGTCCTGGACTCGATCACCTCGCTGCAGAACGGCGCCGACCTGCTGTGGATCGAAACCGAAAAGCCGCACGTCGAGCAGATCGCCGGCATGATGGACCGCGTCCGCGCCGTCATCCCCAACGCCAAGCTGGTCTACAACAACAGCCCGTCGTTCAACTGGACCCTGAACTTCCGTCAGCAAGTGTACGACGCGTGGAAGGCGGCCGGTAAGGACGTCTCGTCCTACGACCGCGCGGGCCTGATGAGCGTGGACTACGACGCCACCGAACTGGCGGCCGAAGCCGACGAACGCATCCGCACCTTCCAGGCGGACGGCGCCAAGCGCGCGGGCATCTTCCACCACCTGATCACCCTGCCGACCTACCACACCGCGGCCCTGTCGACCGACAACCTGGCCAAGGAGTACTTCGGTTCGCAAGGCATGCTGGGCTACGTGAAGGGCGTCCAGCGTCAGGAAATCCGCCAAGGCATCGCCTGCGTGAAGCACCAGAACATGTCCGGCTCGGACATCGGTGACGATCACAAGGAATACTTCGCCGGCGAAGCCGCGCTGAAGGCCGGCGGCGTCCACAACACGATGAACCAGTTCGCCTAA